The proteins below are encoded in one region of Nitrosomonas ureae:
- a CDS encoding TPM domain-containing protein: MAIPSLKAHVTDLTGTLSAHETAQLEHQLAAFEKAKGSQIAILIVPTTQPYAIEQYSMQVVETRKIGRKDINDGVLLLIAKNDRMLRIEVGYGLEGTLPDATAKRIISEIITPRFKQGRFAEGIQAGIEAIIGLINGETLPLPSNTHNNISPSTYPNIENLIVILIFSTVIGRILQVHLGRIVGAGVTGIGLGFVGWSLFSSVAIAILIAAIVFILNLFIHINPGIYRTGRGNWSNSGFRGGGSGGGGFSGGGGSFGGGGASGRW; encoded by the coding sequence ATGGCCATTCCATCTCTTAAAGCCCATGTAACTGATTTAACCGGCACACTCTCTGCTCATGAAACTGCGCAATTGGAACATCAATTAGCGGCATTTGAGAAAGCGAAAGGTAGTCAAATTGCCATATTGATTGTCCCTACCACTCAACCGTATGCAATTGAACAGTATTCAATGCAGGTTGTGGAAACAAGGAAAATAGGACGCAAGGATATCAACGACGGTGTCTTGCTACTGATTGCTAAAAACGACAGAATGCTTCGTATTGAAGTCGGCTATGGTTTGGAGGGAACGCTACCGGATGCTACAGCGAAACGAATTATCTCGGAAATCATTACACCTCGATTTAAACAGGGACGGTTTGCCGAAGGTATTCAAGCAGGTATTGAAGCAATCATAGGCTTGATCAATGGCGAGACACTACCCCTCCCAAGCAACACGCACAACAATATTTCGCCAAGTACATACCCAAACATTGAAAACTTGATTGTCATCCTGATCTTTTCCACGGTTATAGGAAGAATATTGCAAGTACACCTGGGACGTATTGTCGGGGCTGGTGTAACTGGCATTGGTTTAGGATTTGTCGGTTGGTCATTATTCTCTTCGGTAGCAATCGCTATTCTCATCGCTGCTATTGTATTCATTCTGAATTTATTCATTCATATCAATCCGGGTATCTACCGTACCGGGCGAGGTAATTGGTCAAACTCTGGTTTTAGAGGCGGCGGTTCTGGTGGAGGAGGATTCAGCGGAGGCGGCGGCAGCTTTGGCGGCGGCGGTGCCTCGGGGAGATGGTAA
- a CDS encoding LemA family protein, which produces MRNLQLAAAILCVLVLSSCGYNTLQSTDEQIKASWAEVLNQYKRRADLIPNLVNTVKGFAAQEKDVLLGVTNARSRVGSIQATPELINDPESFTKFQNAQEELSSSLSRLLVVIENYPELKSDANFRDLQAQLEGTENRITVARNRYIKAVQDYNTIVRSFPSNLTAILFGFQTKSSFTVENENEISVAPKIDFDTPRPEDK; this is translated from the coding sequence ATGCGCAATTTGCAATTAGCGGCGGCAATTCTCTGTGTGCTTGTTTTAAGTAGTTGCGGCTACAATACACTTCAATCGACCGATGAGCAGATTAAAGCCAGTTGGGCGGAAGTGCTGAATCAATACAAACGGCGTGCGGATCTAATTCCAAATTTGGTTAATACCGTTAAGGGATTCGCTGCCCAGGAAAAAGATGTATTGCTTGGTGTTACGAATGCTCGTTCCAGAGTGGGTAGTATTCAAGCAACTCCGGAACTCATCAACGATCCCGAATCATTTACTAAATTCCAAAATGCACAAGAGGAGTTATCCAGCTCTCTTTCAAGATTGCTGGTCGTAATCGAAAATTATCCCGAGTTAAAATCGGATGCCAACTTTCGTGATTTACAAGCACAGCTGGAGGGTACCGAAAACCGCATTACTGTAGCACGTAATCGGTATATTAAAGCGGTTCAGGACTACAATACGATCGTTCGGTCTTTCCCTAGCAACCTCACAGCCATACTATTTGGATTTCAGACAAAGTCCAGCTTCACTGTGGAAAATGAAAATGAGATTTCTGTTGCGCCAAAGATCGATTTTGATACACCGAGACCGGAGGATAAATAA
- a CDS encoding class I SAM-dependent methyltransferase, with product MKNILRKIYALLKKHLSFLFYLVEYKRAANAVRQTSTNPNAVYAKIFEEFMQGCENKPCLQIGVKNRLGKKYGPNWVSVDKYDMREFIDYHYDIHDLPFEDDSFDAVVCISILEHVPYPLKAIQELKRVLKPGGRIWVQLPWLCPYHAVPKDYWRVSPDGLRVWMEDFKEVACGTYMWRRTYFSIASYFYGEK from the coding sequence ATGAAAAATATACTGCGAAAAATTTATGCGTTATTAAAAAAACACTTATCATTTTTGTTTTATCTTGTCGAATACAAACGGGCTGCAAATGCGGTACGCCAAACGAGCACTAATCCTAACGCGGTCTATGCAAAGATATTTGAAGAATTCATGCAAGGCTGTGAAAATAAACCATGTCTCCAAATCGGGGTAAAGAATAGATTAGGGAAAAAATATGGGCCGAACTGGGTAAGTGTTGATAAATACGATATGCGTGAATTCATTGATTATCATTACGATATCCATGACTTACCCTTTGAAGATGATAGCTTTGATGCAGTGGTCTGTATATCGATACTGGAGCATGTTCCTTATCCATTGAAGGCAATTCAGGAACTCAAACGAGTCTTAAAGCCAGGCGGAAGAATATGGGTTCAATTGCCTTGGCTTTGTCCCTATCATGCGGTTCCAAAAGACTATTGGCGTGTTAGTCCGGATGGATTAAGAGTATGGATGGAAGATTTCAAAGAGGTTGCATGCGGAACTTATATGTGGCGCAGAACCTATTTCTCGATCGCATCCTATTTTTATGGAGAAAAATAA
- a CDS encoding NAD(P)/FAD-dependent oxidoreductase, with amino-acid sequence MMCAIEAGKRGRSVILIDHASKLAEKIRISGGGRCNFTNRYTTAENFISGNPHFCRSALARFTPQDFIALIEKHGIRYHEKKLGQLFCDGSSQQIIDMLHGECTAVGIEWQMPSTIKEIVNLSSDRKKPGTESNFSVITERNTIETKSLVIATGGLSIPQIGASALGYQIANQFGVRVTPLRPGLVGLIFSADEFSAFKEISGVAIDAEVSYNGASFRENVLFTHRGLSGPAILQISSYWQLGKPLHLNLLPQQHAQQIFLLYRRSAVLLPNLLARYLPKRFVQTWCTSMLARLAIAAKPICDYRENELLLIADNLHNWQIIPSGTIGYKKAEVTIGGIDTLELSSKTMESKHTPGLFFIGEVVDVTGHLGGFNFQWAWSSGYAAGQVV; translated from the coding sequence ATGATGTGCGCGATCGAAGCGGGTAAACGAGGCCGCAGCGTAATACTCATTGATCATGCAAGTAAGTTAGCAGAAAAAATCCGTATTTCCGGCGGTGGTCGTTGTAACTTTACCAATCGGTATACTACAGCTGAAAATTTTATTTCCGGGAATCCGCATTTTTGTCGCTCTGCATTGGCTCGATTCACGCCGCAGGATTTTATTGCGCTGATTGAGAAGCACGGTATTCGCTATCATGAAAAGAAATTAGGTCAATTGTTCTGCGATGGTAGCTCACAACAAATTATCGATATGCTTCACGGCGAATGCACCGCAGTGGGTATAGAGTGGCAAATGCCTTCTACAATCAAAGAAATAGTGAACTTATCCAGCGATAGAAAAAAACCAGGTACTGAATCGAATTTTAGTGTGATAACTGAGCGCAATACCATTGAAACCAAGTCTCTGGTGATTGCTACAGGCGGGTTATCGATCCCGCAAATTGGCGCAAGCGCATTGGGCTATCAAATTGCCAATCAATTTGGCGTTCGTGTAACGCCCTTGCGGCCTGGTTTGGTGGGTTTAATTTTCTCCGCCGATGAATTTTCCGCCTTTAAGGAAATTTCAGGCGTGGCGATAGATGCTGAAGTGAGTTACAACGGCGCTTCATTTCGTGAGAATGTCTTATTTACCCACCGCGGATTAAGCGGCCCCGCCATATTGCAAATATCATCGTATTGGCAACTCGGAAAACCCCTACACCTCAATCTGTTACCACAACAGCATGCGCAACAGATTTTTCTTCTTTATCGTAGAAGCGCCGTGCTTTTACCGAATCTGTTAGCCCGCTATCTGCCTAAACGTTTCGTGCAGACCTGGTGCACATCCATGTTAGCCCGTCTGGCTATCGCCGCAAAACCTATCTGCGATTATCGGGAAAATGAATTACTCCTAATAGCGGATAACCTCCATAATTGGCAGATTATTCCGAGTGGCACGATCGGTTATAAGAAAGCGGAGGTAACAATAGGCGGTATCGATACTCTCGAATTATCATCTAAAACAATGGAATCCAAGCATACACCAGGTCTTTTTTTTATTGGAGAGGTGGTAGATGTTACTGGCCATTTAGGAGGATTCAACTTCCAATGGGCCTGGTCATCGGGTTATGCTGCAGGGCAAGTTGTCTGA
- a CDS encoding twin transmembrane helix small protein produces MKIFAAVLFLLILYSLGSALYYMYKDKGHSTRMVRSLSIRIGLSLFLFIVMMIAARLDMLAE; encoded by the coding sequence TTGAAAATTTTTGCTGCCGTATTATTTCTCCTCATATTATATAGCCTGGGATCAGCACTGTATTACATGTACAAGGATAAAGGGCATTCAACGCGCATGGTCAGATCTTTGAGCATACGTATCGGCTTATCTCTTTTCTTATTTATTGTCATGATGATAGCAGCTCGCCTGGATATGCTGGCTGAATAA
- the miaA gene encoding tRNA (adenosine(37)-N6)-dimethylallyltransferase MiaA, translating into MQNPVCLPTAIFLMGPTASGKSQVALDIAKKFSAEIISVDSAQVYRYMDIGTAKPGQEILAHVPHHLINLINPDQSYSAAQFRQDALSIMQDISSRNKIPLLVGGTMLYFRALQEGLSILPPADQDLRLTLENMAEKHGWPAMHQKLSELDQVIAARIMPTDSQRIQRALEVCYLTQQPMSEILKKFQPIDFPYRRISIALIPSERSQLHLRISERFRSMLNAGLIEEVQSIRQKFSLSVESPSMRCVGYRQTCLYLDNKINSDELHDMGIAATRQLAKRQLTWLRSMRVTDKIYELDCLSSDLSTQVNNLIRTAIETGAD; encoded by the coding sequence ATGCAAAATCCGGTTTGCTTACCCACTGCCATTTTTTTAATGGGCCCCACAGCCAGTGGCAAAAGCCAAGTTGCTTTGGATATCGCAAAAAAGTTTTCGGCTGAAATCATCAGCGTGGACTCAGCTCAGGTATACCGCTACATGGATATCGGAACGGCCAAGCCCGGACAAGAGATTCTGGCTCATGTCCCACATCATCTGATTAATCTTATTAATCCCGATCAATCTTATTCAGCAGCGCAATTTCGCCAGGATGCTTTAAGCATCATGCAAGATATCTCTTCGCGTAACAAAATTCCGCTGCTGGTGGGAGGCACGATGCTTTACTTCCGAGCATTACAAGAAGGCTTGTCCATATTGCCTCCGGCTGATCAAGACCTGCGCTTGACATTGGAAAATATGGCGGAGAAACATGGCTGGCCTGCGATGCATCAAAAATTGTCAGAATTGGATCAAGTCATTGCTGCACGTATCATGCCTACCGATAGTCAGCGTATCCAACGTGCATTGGAGGTGTGCTATCTGACGCAACAACCGATGTCAGAGATTCTGAAAAAATTCCAACCCATTGATTTTCCTTATCGTAGAATCAGCATTGCATTGATACCCAGCGAACGCAGCCAATTGCATTTGCGTATTTCTGAGCGCTTTAGAAGCATGTTAAACGCCGGATTGATCGAAGAAGTTCAATCCATACGCCAAAAATTCTCATTGAGCGTGGAATCACCATCAATGCGATGTGTCGGCTATCGTCAGACCTGTCTTTACCTGGATAACAAAATCAACAGTGACGAATTGCATGACATGGGAATTGCCGCAACGCGCCAACTGGCCAAACGACAACTTACCTGGCTGCGCAGTATGCGCGTCACCGATAAAATCTATGAGCTTGACTGCTTGTCCAGTGATTTAAGCACTCAAGTAAATAATTTAATCCGGACTGCAATTGAGACCGGAGCAGACTGA
- a CDS encoding BON domain-containing protein encodes MRTFFKLLTSALLLIGIFFLIGCENYAERTHPSWVAPPPGLVYDDSTIFARVTQAIQSDPVLQGASIEIKVNEGHVTLTGVARNEDQITRTNMHTWIVDGVKNVDNQVTIK; translated from the coding sequence ATGAGGACTTTTTTTAAATTATTGACTTCAGCTTTGTTGCTGATAGGCATCTTTTTTCTGATAGGGTGTGAAAACTACGCGGAAAGAACCCATCCGTCCTGGGTTGCGCCCCCTCCCGGACTCGTTTACGATGATTCGACCATTTTTGCCCGCGTTACCCAGGCCATTCAATCGGATCCGGTTTTACAGGGCGCCAGCATTGAAATCAAAGTTAACGAAGGGCATGTAACACTCACGGGTGTCGCTCGTAATGAAGATCAGATTACCCGCACTAATATGCACACCTGGATCGTGGATGGGGTCAAGAATGTTGATAACCAGGTCACCATAAAATAA
- the dapD gene encoding 2,3,4,5-tetrahydropyridine-2,6-dicarboxylate N-succinyltransferase, which produces MSELKTIIEEAFERRAEITPRNVDASLKEAVTQVLTMLDNGKLRVAEKIDGDWVTHQWIKKAVLLSFRIEDNNFIKGGFSNYFDKVPSKFADYSSRDFRDGGFRVVPPAAVRKGSFIANNVVLMPSYVNIGAYVDEGTMVDTWATVGSCAQIGKNVHLSGGVGIGGVLEPVQANPTIIEDNCFIGARSEIVEGVIVGENSVISMGVYIGQSTKIYNRESGEISYGRIPPGSVVVSGNLPAENGKYSLYCAVIVKQVDAKTRSKTGINELLRGI; this is translated from the coding sequence ATGAGTGAATTAAAAACCATCATTGAAGAAGCTTTTGAGCGCCGCGCTGAAATTACACCACGTAATGTCGATGCCAGTTTGAAGGAGGCCGTTACACAAGTGCTGACGATGCTGGATAACGGCAAATTGCGCGTAGCTGAGAAAATCGATGGTGACTGGGTTACGCATCAATGGATCAAAAAAGCAGTATTACTGTCATTTCGCATCGAAGATAACAATTTTATCAAGGGTGGTTTTTCCAATTATTTTGACAAAGTGCCATCCAAGTTCGCCGATTACAGTTCCAGAGACTTTCGTGACGGCGGCTTTCGTGTCGTACCGCCTGCAGCCGTGCGCAAAGGCTCGTTTATCGCTAACAATGTCGTGCTGATGCCCTCTTATGTCAATATTGGCGCGTATGTAGACGAGGGCACGATGGTCGATACGTGGGCCACCGTCGGCTCATGCGCGCAGATCGGTAAGAATGTGCATCTATCGGGTGGCGTTGGCATTGGCGGAGTGCTGGAGCCGGTGCAGGCCAATCCGACCATCATCGAAGATAATTGTTTTATTGGTGCGCGTTCTGAGATTGTGGAAGGCGTGATTGTCGGTGAGAATTCCGTGATATCCATGGGGGTGTATATTGGTCAAAGCACGAAAATTTATAACCGTGAAAGCGGGGAAATAAGTTATGGCCGCATTCCGCCGGGATCAGTCGTGGTATCGGGTAATTTGCCAGCAGAAAATGGGAAATACAGTTTGTACTGCGCCGTAATCGTGAAGCAAGTAGACGCAAAAACCCGTTCAAAGACAGGAATTAATGAATTGTTGCGCGGAATATAA
- the dapC gene encoding succinyldiaminopimelate transaminase: protein MNPNLNQLQPYPFQKLRSLLDGVVRNEALSPIDLQIGEPKHATPDFIRQAIVDNLDGLSTYPTTLGIPALRNNIAAWIKQRFNLPEINPDTEIIPVNGSREALFSFAQATIDRSAGSPVIICPNPFYQIYEGAALLAGATPHFINTLPENRFRLDFSQLSNDVWSRTQLIYVCSPNNPTGAVMTLEEWQELFALSDRYGFVVAADECYSEIYCDETKPPLGALDAAHQLGRTGFPRLVAFNSLSKRSNVPGMRSGFVAGDAAILKQFLLYRTYHGCAMNPAAQAASAAAWNDEKHVVENRRLYAQKFSDALALLEDVMTVQMPDAGFYLWIKTPIGDTEFTKRLYQDYNVTMLPGSYLARDAHGSNPGKNYIRVALVAPAQECSEAMQRIKNLVTQLS, encoded by the coding sequence ATGAACCCAAATCTGAATCAGCTGCAACCCTACCCCTTTCAAAAACTGCGGTCATTACTCGATGGGGTGGTACGCAATGAGGCATTGAGTCCGATTGATCTGCAAATTGGCGAACCCAAACATGCAACGCCTGACTTTATCCGTCAAGCCATAGTTGATAATCTGGATGGTCTATCGACATACCCGACGACGCTGGGAATACCGGCGCTACGGAATAACATCGCGGCATGGATAAAACAGCGTTTTAATTTGCCGGAAATCAATCCGGATACTGAAATTATTCCTGTCAATGGCAGCCGTGAAGCGTTGTTTTCTTTTGCGCAAGCAACGATAGATCGCAGCGCTGGATCCCCGGTAATCATATGTCCCAATCCGTTTTATCAAATTTACGAAGGCGCCGCGTTATTAGCAGGGGCGACACCGCATTTTATCAATACGCTGCCCGAAAATCGTTTTCGATTGGATTTCTCGCAATTGAGTAATGATGTCTGGTCGCGCACGCAATTGATTTATGTTTGCTCGCCCAATAATCCGACGGGTGCAGTCATGACACTGGAGGAATGGCAGGAACTGTTTGCACTGTCCGATCGTTATGGTTTTGTAGTCGCTGCGGATGAATGTTATTCGGAAATCTATTGTGATGAAACGAAACCGCCATTGGGCGCGCTGGATGCTGCACATCAACTGGGCCGCACAGGTTTTCCGCGCTTGGTGGCATTCAACAGCTTATCGAAACGTTCCAATGTGCCGGGAATGCGCTCCGGTTTTGTAGCCGGTGACGCAGCAATATTGAAACAATTTCTGCTGTATCGGACTTATCATGGCTGCGCCATGAATCCTGCAGCTCAGGCTGCCAGCGCAGCGGCCTGGAATGATGAAAAGCATGTGGTGGAAAATCGCCGGTTGTATGCGCAAAAATTCTCTGACGCGCTGGCGTTACTGGAAGATGTAATGACCGTGCAAATGCCGGACGCAGGTTTTTATTTGTGGATAAAAACACCTATCGGCGATACCGAATTCACCAAACGATTGTATCAAGATTATAATGTGACGATGCTGCCAGGTAGCTATCTGGCGCGTGACGCACACGGCAGCAATCCGGGGAAAAATTATATTCGCGTTGCGTTGGTAGCTCCGGCGCAGGAATGTAGCGAAGCGATGCAAAGAATTAAAAACCTCGTGACTCAATTAAGTTGA
- a CDS encoding transposase encodes MTQNYKPAYPPELRQQMVELVALGKCPKQLSKEFGCHYTSIQTWCRAAGVPIRSSQAIAFAATSSVASLSANERQELLELRKKLKRVEMERDILAKATAWFANNKD; translated from the coding sequence ATGACACAAAACTACAAACCTGCTTACCCACCTGAGTTACGCCAACAGATGGTGGAATTGGTAGCATTAGGCAAATGCCCCAAGCAATTATCCAAGGAATTTGGATGCCACTACACTTCGATACAAACCTGGTGTCGAGCAGCAGGTGTACCAATTAGATCAAGCCAGGCAATTGCTTTCGCTGCGACATCGAGTGTTGCTTCCTTGAGTGCCAACGAACGGCAGGAACTGCTGGAATTGCGTAAGAAGCTCAAGCGTGTGGAGATGGAGCGTGACATATTGGCAAAGGCTACGGCCTGGTTTGCAAACAACAAGGATTGA
- a CDS encoding IS3 family transposase has protein sequence MGKVYQLIKANRAQFPARVLCETLGVSHSGYYDWAKRTPSRRAITNCRLIEQIMAIYRTSDCTYGRPRITVELADRGVRVNHKRVGRLMREAGIKGVSRRRGFVIPTHRNKRDRPAPDLVQRHFKATSINQLWVADMTYIPTWAGFLYLAVVIDVFSRKVVGWSFGETMTASLVISALNMALITRKPGKVIHHSDSKNTCTRFQ, from the coding sequence ATGGGGAAAGTGTACCAATTAATCAAGGCAAACCGGGCCCAATTTCCGGCTCGTGTTCTATGCGAGACACTCGGTGTATCGCACAGCGGTTACTATGACTGGGCAAAACGCACACCCAGCCGACGGGCCATTACCAACTGTCGATTGATCGAGCAGATCATGGCCATATACCGTACCAGCGATTGTACGTATGGCCGCCCCCGCATTACCGTTGAGCTAGCCGATCGTGGAGTCAGGGTCAATCATAAGCGCGTAGGCAGATTGATGCGTGAAGCTGGAATTAAAGGGGTGAGTCGCAGGCGAGGCTTTGTGATCCCGACTCATCGGAATAAGCGTGACCGCCCTGCACCGGATTTAGTGCAACGCCATTTCAAGGCAACTAGCATCAATCAACTATGGGTTGCGGACATGACTTACATTCCTACCTGGGCAGGGTTCCTGTACCTGGCCGTGGTCATCGATGTATTCAGCCGTAAGGTAGTGGGCTGGTCTTTCGGTGAAACCATGACAGCAAGCCTGGTGATCAGTGCGTTGAACATGGCGTTAATCACTCGTAAACCGGGCAAAGTGATTCACCACAGCGATAGTAAGAATACTTGCACCAGATTTCAATAA
- a CDS encoding IS110 family transposase, with the protein MDDNHHGIVGGVDTHKDIHFAAVVDTYDRVLASNSFSTTRQGYKSMLMNWMQSFGEVKRIGIECTGTYGAGLLRYLQQFDVEILEVTSPDKMDRRRRGKNDTIDAENAAHAAFAGIRTVTPKTRDGMVESLRVLKVCRKTAIAARRIALQMIQMNIISAPESIREPLRALTRMQLIRTLVTWRPDLGGYRNISTAYKIALKSLARRYLELHDEIADRDVMISAIVDELAPDLIAGKAIGYESAAQLLITAGDNPDRLKSEASFAALCGVNPIPASSGKVNRHRLNRGGDRAANSALHIIAIGRLRTDNKTKEYVDKSLTQGHTKLEALRCLKRYIAREVYYILKKRNNLINSIQIAA; encoded by the coding sequence ATGGATGACAATCATCATGGCATAGTTGGAGGAGTTGATACCCACAAAGACATACATTTCGCAGCCGTAGTCGATACTTACGATCGAGTGCTTGCCAGTAATTCTTTCTCCACAACACGGCAAGGATACAAATCAATGCTGATGAATTGGATGCAATCTTTTGGTGAGGTCAAGCGCATTGGAATAGAATGCACTGGGACTTATGGTGCGGGTTTGCTAAGGTATCTGCAGCAGTTTGACGTCGAAATTTTAGAAGTTACCTCACCTGATAAAATGGATCGACGCAGACGCGGCAAGAACGATACAATCGATGCGGAAAATGCGGCCCATGCTGCATTTGCTGGAATACGAACCGTCACACCTAAAACACGAGATGGCATGGTGGAGTCGTTACGAGTTCTAAAGGTATGTAGGAAGACTGCCATTGCAGCTAGACGTATCGCACTCCAAATGATCCAAATGAATATTATTTCCGCACCAGAGTCGATTCGGGAACCGCTCCGTGCACTGACTCGCATGCAATTAATCCGTACTCTTGTCACTTGGCGGCCAGATCTGGGCGGGTATCGTAATATATCAACTGCATACAAAATCGCATTGAAATCTCTTGCACGGCGATATCTGGAATTGCATGATGAGATTGCGGATCGGGATGTCATGATCTCAGCCATAGTTGATGAACTTGCTCCCGATCTGATTGCAGGTAAAGCCATTGGTTATGAGTCTGCTGCACAATTACTCATTACCGCGGGAGACAATCCGGATCGATTAAAATCCGAAGCTAGCTTTGCCGCATTATGCGGTGTAAATCCAATTCCTGCTTCCTCGGGCAAGGTCAATAGACACAGATTGAATCGCGGCGGTGACAGAGCCGCTAATAGTGCACTGCATATTATCGCTATTGGACGACTGAGGACGGACAATAAAACTAAAGAGTACGTTGATAAAAGTTTGACACAAGGGCATACGAAACTTGAGGCGCTGCGGTGCCTTAAACGCTATATTGCGCGAGAAGTTTATTACATTCTGAAAAAACGCAACAATCTTATCAATAGTATCCAAATTGCTGCTTGA
- a CDS encoding PLDc N-terminal domain-containing protein, translating to MGIEVSGFSGLILLVLNVWAIVKVVQSSASTGNKVLWIVLILLLPIIGLILWYFLGPR from the coding sequence ATGGGTATTGAAGTAAGTGGCTTTTCTGGTCTTATTTTATTAGTCCTTAATGTATGGGCGATTGTTAAGGTTGTACAAAGTTCAGCGAGTACAGGAAACAAAGTGCTATGGATAGTACTAATATTGCTTCTGCCTATAATTGGTCTGATCCTATGGTATTTTCTAGGTCCTAGATAG
- a CDS encoding glycine zipper 2TM domain-containing protein has protein sequence MRIIVSAAIMTIIVVLSGCSGMSTRDRNTALGAGVGAVGGAVLTNGSTLGTIGGAVVGGVIGNQMGNGKHKK, from the coding sequence ATGAGAATCATAGTCAGCGCTGCAATCATGACAATAATAGTTGTTTTAAGTGGTTGTTCAGGCATGTCAACACGGGATAGAAATACAGCTTTAGGGGCGGGTGTCGGAGCTGTCGGAGGCGCCGTCCTTACCAATGGCAGCACTCTGGGAACGATTGGAGGTGCAGTTGTAGGTGGTGTTATTGGTAACCAAATGGGTAATGGCAAGCACAAAAAATAA
- a CDS encoding PEP-CTERM sorting domain-containing protein, translating into MSAVFGATNWSKSGYNIADFSGAKFVFLVGSDNNANELSSFIGGNQSFLENYVAGGGHLFINSAPNEGGTFSLGFGDTLNHDFAHQSTHSSVATINTAGVSAGLTYGDIATEYTGNFFSHATVTGPLTSLIDGSAGSIFSVMDWGSGFVAFGGQTTTNFHDPVVDARGLLANELAYVASVPFVSPLPIPEPEIYAMLLAGLGLLGFVARRRKESVI; encoded by the coding sequence ATGTCAGCAGTATTCGGTGCGACCAACTGGAGTAAGTCCGGGTATAACATTGCTGATTTCAGTGGGGCGAAATTTGTATTTCTTGTTGGAAGCGACAACAATGCAAACGAGCTTTCGTCATTTATTGGGGGCAATCAAAGTTTCCTTGAGAACTATGTTGCAGGAGGTGGCCATCTATTTATCAATTCAGCCCCTAACGAAGGAGGAACATTTTCATTAGGATTTGGTGATACTCTAAATCATGACTTTGCTCATCAGTCTACTCACAGTTCTGTTGCAACTATCAATACCGCAGGTGTATCAGCTGGGCTCACATACGGCGACATTGCAACTGAATACACAGGAAACTTCTTTTCTCATGCAACGGTAACCGGTCCTCTCACAAGTCTAATTGACGGGTCTGCAGGAAGTATATTTAGTGTCATGGATTGGGGTAGCGGATTCGTTGCTTTTGGCGGGCAAACAACAACAAACTTTCACGATCCCGTAGTTGATGCAAGGGGTCTATTGGCCAACGAGCTGGCGTACGTTGCCTCCGTTCCTTTTGTCTCTCCGCTTCCTATTCCTGAACCAGAAATTTATGCCATGTTATTGGCTGGACTGGGGCTGTTGGGTTTCGTAGCACGACGCAGAAAAGAATCAGTCATTTAA
- the tnpA gene encoding IS200/IS605 family transposase, translating to MKEYQSLSHTCWDCKYHVVFIPKRRKKLLFGKVRKHIGEVLRDLANQKESAIVEGHLMLDHIHMCISISPKYSVSHVVGFIKDKSAIAIARQLGRGRNLTGESFWARGYFVSTVGLDEEMVRAYIRDQEKEDERYDQLKLGM from the coding sequence ATGAAGGAGTACCAAAGTTTGAGCCATACGTGCTGGGATTGTAAATATCATGTGGTATTTATTCCGAAGCGGCGAAAGAAACTGCTATTTGGCAAGGTCAGGAAGCATATAGGGGAAGTGTTGCGCGATCTGGCAAATCAGAAGGAAAGCGCGATTGTGGAAGGCCATTTGATGCTGGATCACATTCACATGTGTATAAGTATTTCACCCAAGTACTCGGTGTCGCATGTAGTAGGTTTTATCAAAGATAAAAGTGCGATAGCAATTGCGCGTCAATTGGGCAGAGGAAGGAATTTAACGGGAGAAAGTTTTTGGGCTCGTGGGTATTTCGTATCAACGGTAGGTCTGGATGAAGAGATGGTCAGAGCATATATCCGAGATCAGGAAAAGGAAGATGAACGTTATGATCAGTTGAAACTGGGTATGTAG